A genomic segment from Centroberyx gerrardi isolate f3 chromosome 22, fCenGer3.hap1.cur.20231027, whole genome shotgun sequence encodes:
- the trpc1 gene encoding short transient receptor potential channel 1: MHISVLPYSLSVVMAALYQGTDASSPDKFMALKDVREVKEETTLDEKLFLLACEKGDYYMVKKLLEEKRHGELNINCVDVLGRDAVTISIENENLDILQLLLEHGCQATDALLVAIDSEVVGAVDILLNHRPRRSSKPSIAKLMQRIQNPEYSTTMDVAPVILAAHRNNYEILTMLLKQDISLPRPHAVGCECTLCNAKNKKDSLRHSRFRLDIYRCLASPSLIMLTEEDPILRAFELSADLKELSLVEVEFRNDYEELAKQCKMFAKDLLAQARNSRELEVILNHTSSEDHVDKRGLLEERMNLSRLKLAIKYNQKEFVAQSNCQQFLNTVWFGETASYRRKHTCLKMATVLSVAMLWPLLSVCYLLVPRSRVGQIIHTPFVKFIIHSASYFTFLLLLNLYSLVYNEGKKNTMGPALEMIDYLLILWIIGMVWSDVKRLWYEGLEDFLEESRNQLSFVMNSLYLATFALKIVAHSKFKNVEDTERKNWDAFHPILVAEGLFAFANVLSYLRLFFMYTTSSILGPLQISMGQMLQEFGKFLGLFLLVLFSFTIGLTQLYGKDQKDPDKYPPKDCEGIFCQQQSNDTFHTFMGTCYALFWYIFSLAHVALFVTRISYTEGLRSFVGALIVGTYNIVVVIVLTKLLVAMLHKSFRQIANHEDKEWKFARAKLWLSYFDDKCTMPPPFNILPSPKTVCYLLTSMSKWICSHTSTGKVKRQNSLKEWKNLKQKRDENYQKIMCCLVHRYLTSTRQKMQSTDQATVENLNDLRQDLSKFRNEMRDLLGFRTSKYAMFYPRS, encoded by the exons ATGCACATCAGTGTTTTGCCGTACTCGCTCTCCGTCGTAATGGCAGCTCTGTACCAGGGCACGGACGCGTCCTCTCCGGATAAATTTATGGCCTTGAAAGACGtgagagaggtgaaggaggaaaCTACGCTGGACGAGAAGCTCTTCTTGTTGGCTTGTGAGAaag GTGACTACTACATGGTGAagaagctgctggaggagaagcGACATGGTGAGCTCAACATCAACTGCGTGGACGTGCTGGGCCGAGACGCCGTCACCATCTCCATCGAGAACGAGAACCTGGACAtcctccagcttctcctggAGCATGGCTGCCAG GCGACAGATGCCTTGTTGGTGGCCATAGACTCTGaggtggtgggagctgtggaCATCCTCCTCAACCACCGGCCTAGGAGATCCTCCAAGCCCTCTATTGCT AAACTGATGCAGCGGATTCAGAACCCGGAGTACTCTACCACCATGGACGTGGCTCCGGTCATCCTGGCCGCCCACAGGAACAACTACGAGATCCTGACCATGCTGCTGAAACAGGACATCTCTCTGCCCCGGCCCCATGCCGTGGGCTGCGAGTGCACGCTCTGCAACGCCAAGAACAAGAAGGACAGCCTACGCCACTCCAG GTTCCGCCTGGACATCTACCGCTGCCTGGCCAGCCCCTCCCTGATCATGCTGACTGAGGAAGATCCCATACTCAGGGCCTTTGAGCTGAGCGCAGACCTCAAGGAGCTCAGCCTGGTTGAGGTGGAGTTCAG GAATGACTATGAGGAGCTGGCCAAGCAGTGTAAGATGTTTGCCAAGGACTTGCTGGCCCAGGCTCGAAACTCCAGAGAACTAGAAGTCATTCTCAACCACACTTCCAGCGAGGATCACGTCGACAAGAGGGGCCTACTGGAGGAGCGCATGAACCTCAGTCGACTGAAACTGGCCATCAAGTACAACCAAAAAGAG TTTGTGGCCCAGTCGAACTGCCAGCAGTTCCTCAACACAGTGTGGTTCGGAGAGACGGCCAGCTACCGGCGTAAACACACATGCTTAAAGATGGCCACTGTGCTGAGCGTGGCGATGCTTTGGCCGCTGCTGTCGGTCTGCTACCTGCTGGTGCCGCGCTCCCGCGTGGGCCAGATCATCCACACGCCCTTCGTCAAGTTCATCATCCACAGCGCCTCCTACTTCaccttcctgctgctgctcaacCTCTACTCGCTGGTCTACAACGAGGGCAAGAAAAACACCATGGGCCCCGCGCTGGAGATGATCGACTACCTGCTCATCCTCTGGATCATAG GGATGGTGTGGTCGGACGTGAAGCGCCTGTGGTACGAGGGGCTGGAGGACTTTCTGGAAGAGTCTAGAAACCAGCTGAGCTTCGTCATGAACTCCCTTTACCTCGCCACCTTTGCCCTCAAGATAGTGGCGCACAGCAAG TTCAAGAATGTGGAGGACACGGAGAGGAAGAACTGGGACGCCTTCCATCCCATCCTGGTGGCTGAGGGGCTGTTCGCCTTCGCCAACGTTCTCAGTTACCTGCGACTCTTCTTCATGTACACCACCAGCTCCATACTGGGGCCACTACAG ATCTCTATGGGCCAGATGCTGCAGGAGTTTGGGAAGTTTTTGGGCCTCTTCCTGCTGGTGTTATTCTCCTTCACTATCGGACTCACCCAGCTCTATGGCAAGGACCAGAAAGACCCAGACAAGTATCCACCCAAGGACTGCGAGGGCATCTTCTGCCAGCAACAGAGCAATGACACATTCCACAC GTTTATGGGGACCTGCTATGCCCTGTTCTGGTACATCTTCTCCCTGGCACACGTCGCGCTGTTTGTCACCCGCATCAGCTACACAGAGGGGCTGCGCTCATTTGTGGGTGCCCTGATCGTAGGCACCTACAACATTGTGGTGGTTATCGTCCTGACCAAGCTGCTGGTGGCTATGCTCCATAAAAGCTTCAGACAAATTGCT AATCACGAGGATAAGGAGTGGAAGTTTGCTCGGGCCAAACTGTGGCTGAGCTACTTTGATGACAAGTGTACTATGCCACCACCGTTCAATATCCTCCCCTCTCCAAAGACTGTCTGCTACTTGTTGACCAGCATGAGCAAATGGATCTGTTCACACACCTCAACCGGCAAggtgaagagacagaacagcctcaag GAATGGAAGAACCTGAAGCAGAAGCGCGATGAGAACTATCAGAAGATCATGTGTTGTCTGGTCCACCGCTACCTGACCTCCACGCGGCAGAAGATGCAGAGCACAGACCAGGCCACGGTGGAGAACCTCAACGACCTGCGCCAGGACCTCTCCAAGTTTCGCAACGAGATGCGGGACCTGCTGGGCTTCCGGACCTCCAAGTACGCCATGTTCTACCCGAGGAGCTAA